A window of Nicotiana tabacum cultivar K326 chromosome 24, ASM71507v2, whole genome shotgun sequence contains these coding sequences:
- the LOC107768320 gene encoding UPF0161 protein At3g09310, with protein sequence MALALSLASNKPFSPTDSSSSLSAYRKQQSSLFFPLRNKHRRQSRALCIVSGSDSGESNSQDDEEDNLGVKAALSMLKFYKREISPIMPKSCRYVPTCSEYSMIAYKKYGVVKGTVLTAWRLCRCNPLGGSGFDPPRWFGEESPPLE encoded by the exons ATGGCGCTAGCTTTGTCCCTAGCCAGCAACAAACCCTTTTCTCCAACAGATTCCAGCTCCAGTTTATCAGCTTACAGGAAGCAGCAATCAagtcttttctttcctttgagAAAC AAACATAGGCGGCAGAGTCGGGCCCTATGTATCGTTAGTGGGTCAGATTCCGGCGAAAGCAATTCTCAAG atgatgaagaagataatTTGGGGGTCAAAGCTGCATTGTCAATGCTCAAGTTCTATAAAA GGGAAATCTCACCAATAATGCCAAAAAGTTGTCGCTATGTACCAACATGCAGTGAATACTCCATGATCGCTTACAAGAAATATGGTGTTGTTAAAGGGACAGTCTTGACGGCATGGCGTCTTTGTCGCTGTAACCCTCTAG GAGGATCTGGCTTCGATCCCCCGAGATGGTTTGGCGAGGAAAGTCCACCGCTGGAATGA